From the genome of Streptococcus oralis:
AGCAACTAAGCTCTAAAAGTTAAATAGAAAAGAGGAACTTTGTTTCCTCTTTTTCTTGTAGCTTGAATTAAAAACGCTTCCTATTGATTTTGGTTCATAAAATCAACTAATTTATGTTAAAATGGTAGTAGAAAGTTGAGATTATGAGTTATTTTAAAAAATATAAATTTGATAAGTCACAGTTCAAGCTTGGTATGCGAACCTTCAAAACAGGGATTGCCGTATTTATAGTTCTCTTGATTTTTGGTTTTTTTGGCTGGAAGGGGCTTCAAATTGGAGCGTTGACAGCGGTCTTCAGTTTACGAGAGAGCTTTGATAAGAGTGTCCATTTTGGAACTTCGCGTATCTTAGGAAATAGTATTGGCGGTTTTTACGCCCTTGTCTTTTTCCTCTTAAACACTTTATTT
Proteins encoded in this window:
- a CDS encoding FUSC family protein translates to MSYFKKYKFDKSQFKLGMRTFKTGIAVFIVLLIFGFFGWKGLQIGALTAVFSLRESFDKSVHFGTSRILGNSIGGFYALVFFLLNTLFHGAFWVTLLVVPICTMLTIMTNVAMNNKAGVIGGVAAMLIITLSIPSGETFLYVFARVFETFMGVFVAILVNYDIEQLKLLWEKKRK